The stretch of DNA acacacacacacacacggctcgggggtcattgcagaagaggaaagagaaagaatgtaagagtcagaggtagtAGATGACCATAAGGAAACAGTCTTCTGGATACATCGGGACAGCTGCACGTGAGCTCACATCAATTGCAACAGCATGCAAGgctgtgcaagcccaagccagactgaatcccagcatggagagaggaGTGGGCACAATCCCACAACTAACTGTGGAGCCATTGGCAATTGTTAGTTGCCAGCACAGggagagacagttttctctaagagacTAGCCCCTGGGAAGTCAACTATGCTCAGTGGGAGAGGAGACATCCAAGAGTATTTGGGCAACATAAATTGGTCTTGAAAGGGGCAGTGGGGGTGTAGTGGTACAAAGCTGCAGGGGgtctgggaagagctggaggagggagggagaaaagaggaggaggaagaagaaacttcAGAAAGCTTCTAGTCTAAGGATTCCATTTATAGGTAAAAGAACCAAACCTAGAGACGAGTGTGACTCTAAACAGTAATGACTTCGGGACCAGCATTTGAGTCCCAAAATGTTCTAGTTAATCAAATCTAAAAATACATGCCAAGTGTGATAAAATTTCAATAGTTAATAATTTACCATTCATTTATCTACAACAACAAGAAATCACAGAATGCTATTTACTAGATATGTTACTTAGAAGAAAGGCTTTGCTTCTCAAGCAATTCCCACAAGAAACAACAAAAGCAGTAATTACAATGTAAGTTTGACATTGcctctgaaagagagagaaatgtcagGAGCCAGACTGACCCAGGACTTTCTCAAAGGCCCCAATGAAAGGACAAAAGAGCTTCAGTTCTATGTCCTTGTCCAGGAGTGGACTTGGCAAGGCCAGTCTAGGGCTGGGTAGGACTGGAGCTAATGCCTTGAAAGAATCAAGGTTGTGGCTTCTGGGGACCTGACTTTTGCCCCtgggctgtggttatcagtccttAGGCAGCTACATCTGAGGTATCCCATTTTCTTTGCCACCACTGTCTCTTTGCTGCCCTTAGCCATTTCCCCCCCTCTGCAAATAGTGCATATGTGCCCCGGCCAGTGTGGTttcaatgggggaggggggtgacccacctgtgggagagaatgaaagggaaggggacacaagagaccgcagcaagacagtattctgatcaagccaccaatctttatttctctccacatggcttatatagcattaAGAGGGGAAAGGGGccggaaggagggaaagggaaaaggggcatgtagaacatggaaggggtgcaagacgtgtgaggcagatcgtgcaactgcgagatgtcggctaaggtcactggtcaggggcagtttattctgttgctaggctacctgaccatggaatgctctttacgttagGTTGTCAtagcacctgactgtgggatgttctcttatctttggaggcctctggttagtgctctgggaaggggcttatgacttgttctctggtctagctagtactttccatggttcatgtttggttcctgacatcttggtccctaacacataTGATGCTGCACgtcttaataaacttgcttggccTAAGTCGACTTATACAAGCCCTCCTGACCCAGCTATTGCTTTTGTCTTATTTCTCATCTCCGGTCCTCCCACTCAACTCCTCAAAGTTCAGGGTCCATATTCCTGCTGGCTTGGGTCAAGAGGAGCCCAACTTGGGGCTCGAATCCATGACCCTAAAATTCAGTCttatgctctaccaactgaactatctgGGTTACTATCTTTTTGGTTGTGGGCCTACCCTTtataatggctgagccatctctccagcactagaTTGGCCTTCTTGAGTCTATTCCTAAACAAGGACACAGGACTAaagttccctttgtcctttcatcAGAGCCTGAGAAAATCTTGGGCCACTCTGGCTCCCCATGGAAAAACAAGCCACCAGTATACATTATAGCATCTTTGGTCCTTTCAGTGAACATTCACtaattcactcactcatttgctTTACAGACAGACATAGTTTAATAGGAGAGCATACAGAATAAGCAAATGTTATCTTTGGGCCAACACCACCTCTAAGAAGGTAAAAGCACTTGGTTCAAAGCCGGACAACAGGAGTGTAGATGCCCATGGAGACCAAAAGGAGGCATGGGATTccatgtgctggggttacaggttgcTGTTCCACCTGATAtagatgctaggaatcaaactccagtcctctggaagagcaacagatgctcttaacctctgagctacctctccagcccctggagacTACATTTCTTAATAGACTGAGTGTCCTTTATAACTTCTAGTTATGCTAAAGATACAAGTTTCTTCAGTGACAACTGGACACATAAATCAAATGAGGCAAAGAATGATACATATACTGATGGTATATACCAAGACTGATGAAATGCTACCTTTACATGCATTATCCACTATAGTCTCAGTTTATTGAAATGTGAGCTGCTACTGTAGAATAACAGAACAAATACACCATTGATATCGGTAAActacttatttatatttctctgGAATTCCAGATGTCATGAACACCTGCATAATTTTAACTTAGAAGAATGCATAGTAACCACAAGTTTTAAATCTTGTTAAAGAACTACGCTACTCAGTAAAGCATTCCCTATCCATACTTCTGACTGATCCCATTTGCTCTGATCACTGACTTTTCCCATGTAAGCTGAACTATATACTTGGTGTTCTTCACTATCTTTTCATCATGCCTGAATTCTCAAGAATGAATTTGCTTGCTTTGCACAAGTAGCTGTTACCTTGTGTCCGGTTTGTATTCTAAACTTCTTAAGTATAGGGCTTTATATCCCTCTTCACATCACAACTAGTACACACTGGATTTTCAGAATATTGCCACCTAGTGAATATTGAGAAGCTTTATGCACTGCTTATGACTCCAGAGGTACTTGCAGAAAAACAGAGCTTTGGGGAGTAAATAAGGgacttttaatataaattttcacAACACAATGCCCACTTGGTTAAATTTTAGTATGATTTAGTTGTCAAAAATTTTATTCGTGTGTAATGTTTTGTACTGATTACTAGAAAAGTAGGATTACCGCTATTATTTCAAAAGGTACTTTGTCTTTCAAGTCCTACAAATACCACGTAGGGCAggcatttttctaattttactgATAAGaagtttaaatggaaaaaaattgagttatttgtttaAAATCACTCAACAAATAAATTGCAAATGGGCCATGACACcaaaataaactatatatatcATGAAAAATAACTCTATATATCatcacacacacaactaaaaataactACACCTTTACAAAGCAATATAGTCTCCAGACTGTGCCCCTCTAAATTTTTCCCCTAAGGTTCACACATTATAAATGCACAAacatttttactatttatattataccaagaaaaaaacaaatgctaAAAATGAGATAACAGAGAATACACACTaggaaaatggatttattttgcttttaaataattcTGCACCAAAACATATTGCTGagtatgaaataatttttaatctctAGACAGAAGATACTCTAAATGGCACTGAGAGGACTGGAATGCAGCTCAACATGcttggcatgtgtgaggccctggggagGGGGGTCCTCAGCTCTCCTCTGCTCCCTCACCAAATATATATTCAGAACATACTGAAAGtctgatttttaaatacatttaaacatgGACCTTACAGTTATTTTAACGCTCAGCATTTTAGAATACAACGTGGAGACACAAGTATGTGGTGACTACTAGATATTCTAAAGGACAAAGGGCTCTTTCAAATATGAAAAGCAATCAGCCTGCCTATAATTTAACCCTAAGATCTAGTCTCCTTTATACACGACAATGTTGTTGTCAGTTTCATACACTTTTACTTTATAAAGAACTCCTGCAGGAAGAAGTTTCTGGAGGTTCTCCCAGATGTAGACAGCTACATTTTCTGTCGTGCTGaggaaaacaaaggagagaagttcaaaatacaaataatgaaaaaaagttattttaatatacagagaaaacaagaattcCAGTAACGTCATCTGTCATTACATCAGTAGTTTAGAAATACCACAACAATCACAGCAAATGTTGATTTGTTTCATTTCTACTGCTCAAAGCCagacagtgacacacaccttacAACATCTGCAAAGTACGGCACATCCAGATCCAGGTTCCTGTGATCGAGGGGCTTCATGATGGCCTCCtgcagacagagaagagggaacagCCCAAGCTTGTTCGGGACTCAAACACCAAAAGGTTCCTTCCCCCAAGTCTCTGAGGCCTGCCCACCACCCTCATTTAGCCAAGACTCGACACTGGGGGAGCAGTCTTACAAGGTTGTGAAACGAAGTTAGGCCTAGTTCTCTGTAATGACTATGTATGTATCCTGGTTCCTGATGCACAGGGAAGAAACCACAAAAACAGAGTGTTCCTGAACTTCCTAGAAACAGAGCCACTGTGATTCACAGTTCAGTTTAGCACGTCTCAAATTATGTCTAAAATGTACTAGAAACATTTTTCCACAGCACAGTTGTCACCTACAGAATGGTGCCTGTGTCATTAAGACATGGCCTAAAATGATAAGACATTTCTAAATTTCTGCCCTGAAGAATAATTTAACAGTGACCttctgtctcagagaaaaaataaatatggggATTATCACTTCCTGATGTTTACATATATTAACATAATGTTTCTTCTTATGTCATTAGCAAAGATTGTAATTGccttattctttataaatttttacCATTAGCTCTTGTACAAAAATTTAAGCATGTGTGACACAAACTCATTTTCTACTGGTCTGATTTCAAGAAGGCACAGTAATAACTGGttttcgccgggcagtggtggcacacacctttaatcccagcactcaggaggcagagccaggcagatctctgtgagttcgaggccagcctgggctacagagtgagttccaggaaaggcgcaaaaccacacagagaaaccctttctcaaaaaacaaacaaacaaataaaaagagtgAGTCCTAAGTCAACTCCTAaaccaattaatttttaaaaataagtcaaacGAAGAGATGTGaataccaagaaaataaatatctttgCTCTATCCTGGATCCCAGTTCTGGCCCCAACTTCTCCATTTCATAGGACTCTAACTTCACTCTATGGCCACAGAAAGCCACTTTTACTGGTGGGAGTGTGTAATAATTTAGGTAACCAAAGGAGGAAGAGAACCCCACGAGCGCCCTAAGTATTCAATCCTTGACTGCTGAGGCTTCTCACACTGTTGTCCCATAGCACACAGTACCGCGTGCATGTGTTCTGTGCCCTGTAAACACAAAGCCCTTGTCTCTAGAAGTCCTCAAATTAATAAGCACAGagctattcattcattcattcactcattcattcattcccttaTTCCCTTACTCAAAAATTGTTGACTACTTACTATACTTTACCTCCTAGAAAAGGTAATGTATATGGTTCTATGGGCTCTCATTCACTCATCGTTTTATTTCCAGtaattagcttttaaaaaatgatgcaaAAAACAATACGAGAAAGTAATTATTAGCAACCTTGTTTTATAAAACATTAGTCAACCTTGAGAACAAAAGTAAGCTGAAATAAAGAACTAAACAAGCAACTTGAAATGGTGGGATAATGGAAACAACCAGGTGAAAAAAAGTCTCCACTTTGTGAAGAAGAAAGACCACATGACCCAGGGCAATGGAGTTAACTGTCCAGCATCCCTCAGTTTCAATCTATGGAATGAAGAAACTGGaataaatcatctttaaaatCTCTTGCAACACAAGaatttacaataaaacaatctaGAAGCTTTTTACCGAGTATATTCTGATGTGTTATCTCTATCACAAATTGAGTATATTCTAATATGTTATTTCTATCATGAATTGAGTGCATTCTGATGTGTTATCTCTATCATGAATTGAGTATATTCTAATATGTTATCTTTATCATGAATTGAGTACATTCTAATATGTTATTTCTATCATGAATTGAGTATATTCTAATACGTTATTTCTATCATGAATTGAGTATATTCTAATATGTTATTTCTATCATGAATTGAGTACATTCTAATATGTTATCTCTATCATGAATTGAGTACATTCTGATGTTATCTCTGTCATGAATTGAGTATATTCTGATGTGTTATCTCTATCATGAATTGCCTTAGTATCTTAGCATCAAGTCACAGTTGTTAAGTAAGTGTAGccttggggctgcagagatggttcaagaTGAAGGAGAGCTTTTgatgctctttcagaagatccaAGTTGGCTCCCAGACCCACAggggacagctcacaactacctgtcaCTTCAGCTTACAGAGATCTGAGGCTTCCAGCCTCCATAGTCACCTGCACTTGTATATTTATGCTAGGACTCCTTCATTCAACTTTGTATTTCCAATACTTAAGCTTTAAAAAAACTggttcacataattaaaaataaatcttaaaaaaatgggggggggggaatgtgcatggtggcacacaccataaaccccagcactcaagaggcagaggcaggtggatctctcaatCTCTgtgaataagagtaagatttagggctggagagatggctcagtggttaagagcactgactgctcttccagaggtcctgagttcaattcccagcaaccacatggtggctcataaccatctgtaatgagatctggtgccctcttctggcctgcagtcaaacatcctgtatatgtaataaataaataaaataaatctttaaaaacaattttttaaaaaaagagtaagatttacagaagtaagagaaaaaaaaaaaaaaagccaggaagcaaaaggtagatgggataatttaagttaaggaaagctggcaagaaacaagccaagttaaggccaggcatttataattaagaataagcttcc from Onychomys torridus chromosome 7, mOncTor1.1, whole genome shotgun sequence encodes:
- the Pts gene encoding 6-pyruvoyl tetrahydrobiopterin synthase isoform X3, encoding MDTTIKIDPVTGMVMNLTDLKEYMEEAIMKPLDHRNLDLDVPYFADVVSTTENVAVYIWENLQKLLPAGVLYKVKVYETDNNIVVYKGD
- the Pts gene encoding 6-pyruvoyl tetrahydrobiopterin synthase isoform X4, which produces MVMNLTDLKEYMEEAIMKPLDHRNLDLDVPYFADVVSTTENVAVYIWENLQKLLPAGVLYKVKVYETDNNIVVYKGD
- the Pts gene encoding 6-pyruvoyl tetrahydrobiopterin synthase isoform X2, with amino-acid sequence MSAAGGVRRRARLSRLVSFSASHRLHSLSLSDEENLKVFGKCNNPSGHGHNYKVVVTVHGEEAIMKPLDHRNLDLDVPYFADVVSTTENVAVYIWENLQKLLPAGVLYKVKVYETDNNIVVYKGD